A window of the Canis lupus baileyi chromosome 1, mCanLup2.hap1, whole genome shotgun sequence genome harbors these coding sequences:
- the NOL8 gene encoding nucleolar protein 8 isoform X2 codes for MKVVDFHMKAVPGTEVPGHKNWVVSKFGRVLPVLHLKNQHKRKIMKYDPSKYCHNLKKIAEDVTHATPVSSLTWELEGGDNPMNKKQRGEFCAVHSPPQKRVKVQNEAPAASPAVRARPHTVRRSPHPTQQEAAQEVPCKPITTQSPHPPASHCQKLKNVFVQTSGMGAARSRDHMSDDDTDSEEEIRLVIAREESLGKTTWSSVGDSADEPFEVVRGDFKSGVQKLPSVTALGISGVSCQDGEGNVLGNEINYDSGDTDEIVTAKKKAGKIKNTEFSQMERSACKKTFLKNRRNCELSDHCVKAQKRKTNPEQAIGARVIPHCSSREDAGSESEFSESSGDEEYDAMMKNCLRVQLTLADLEQLACGDLQSPEDPESSGQETTTKADRTPGGLHRARPCIRPEEIVAALLEGEENTCEKQKSKENNLKPKFQAFKGVGCLYGKESVRKPLKENVASDNVNTDQNSLKLGPGSMSVEKGCPPAYGSSSKITLLQHARKTNDPNQTQPRKRQSAFKSQDHKMVSPSSLEVERRNPISSLLPLKDERSLSIGTKIPTVGFDEDCCHRTREAGEGSGQSGQPATGKAPGDSSKRDAQESNASFPLGVNSWSSVDAKEKHAEDNQKRLAALDARQKAKEVRKKLVHNALADLDGHPENKPTHIIFDSDSDTEEQSHLGEEPMEESISRAAGRLFDSSEDEQSGSEDDSHRFQIKPQFEGRAGQKLMDLQSHFGTDHRFRMDSRFLESDSEEEQEEVNEKKTAEEEELAAEKLKALNVVQSVLHTTLSNSMHKGSVAAKKFRDVVRYDPTRHDHSTYERKSNDKPKESKAKRRKQREEAEKLPEVSKEMYYSIAADLKEIFQATKVSSETTDNTPSNETRDGEKVEVHNPTTLTTGAEQPSSFTFSFFDSDVKDVKEDTYRAEAVKTGKVVWQGASHFQDSSSGEEDVAEETEGRKSREVSLPEKESTRFFFFSKNDERLGGSDLFWRGVGSNISRNSWETRTNNLRMDCRKKHKDAKRRVKPK; via the exons ATGAAAGTGGTGGATTTCCATATGAAAGCTGTGCCAGGAACAGAAGTGCCAGGGCACAAA aattgggTTGTGAGTAAATTTGGAAGAGTCTTACCTGTCCTTCATCTAAAGAATCAACATAAGCGTAAA ATCATGAAGTATGACCCATCGAAATACTGCCACAACCTAAAGAAGATTGCAGAGGATGTCACACATGCCACCCCTGTCTCCAGCCTCACCTGGGAACTGGAAGGCGGGGATAACCCTATGAATAAGAAGCAACGAGGGGAGTTCTGTGCTGTTCACAGCCCCCCCCAGAAGAGAGTCAAAGTGCAGAATGAGGCACCTGCTGCATCTCCAGCTGTGAGAGCCAGACCCCACACGGTCCGGAGGAGTCCACATCCCACACAGCAAGAGGCAGCACAGGAAGTGCCCTGTAAACCTATCActactcagtcaccccatccccctgcttctCACTGCCAGAAACTTAAAAACGTATTTGTTCAGACCTCTGGCATGGGAGCTGCCAGGAGCAGAGATCATATGTCTGATGACGATACTGATTCTGAAGAGGAGATAAGACTAGTGATTGCTCGGGAGGAAAGCCTGGGGAAAACCACATGGTCCTCAGTGGGTGACTCTGCAGATGAGCCATTTGAAGTCGTACGAGGGGACTTCAAGTCAGGTGTCCAAAAGCTGCCTTCTGTAACAGCGTTAGGCATCAGTGGCGTCTCCTGCCAGGATGGGGAAGGTAATGTCCTAGGAAATGAAATCAACTATGATTCAGGAGATACAGATGAGATTGTCACAGCAAAGAAAAAGGCTGGTAAGATCAAAAACACAGAGTTTTCACAGATGGAAAGGTCTGCAtgcaagaaaacatttttgaaaaatagaagaaactgtGAGCTTTCGGATCATTGTGTTAAAGCACAAAAAAGGAAGACTAACCCAGAGCAAGCCATTGGTGCCAGGGTTATACCCCACTGTAGCAGCAGGGAAGATGCAGGTTCTGAGTCAGAATTCTCTGAGTCTTCGGGAGATGAGGAGTATGACGCCATGATGAAAAACTGCCTCCGTGTGCAGCTCACGTTAGCTGATCTGGAACAGCTGGCTTGTGGTGACCTTCAGTCTCCAGAAGATCCTGAGAGCAGTGGCCAGGAAACCACCACCAAGGCTGACAGGACTCCAGGTGGCCTGCACAGAGCCCGGCCGTGTATCCGTCCCGAGGAGATTGTGGCTGCCCTTttagaaggagaagagaatacttgtgaaaaacagaaatcaaaggaaaacaaCTTAAAGCCAAAATTCCAGGCTTTCAAGGGGGTGGGCTGTCTCTATGGAAAAGAATCAGTAAGAAAACCCTTAAAAGAGAATGTTGCCTCTGACAATGTAAATACAGATCAGAATTCCTTGAAACTTGGTCCCGGCAGCATGTCTGTGGAGAAGGGGTGTCCACCTGCCTATGGCTCATCAAGCAAAATAACTCTTCTCCAACATGCAAGGAAGACAAATGACCCAAACCAAACTCAGCCTCGAAAGAGACAGTCTGCTTTCAAGAGCCAGGATCACAAGATGGTGTCCCCTAGCAGTTTGGAAGTGGAACGTAGAAATCCTATTTCTAGTCTGTTGCCATTAAAAGATGAGAGATCCTTAAGTATTGGTACAAAGATCCCCACGGTAGGCTTTGATGAAGACTGCTGCCACAGGACCAGGGAGGCTGGAGAGGGCTCCGGACAGAGTGGCCAGCCAGCGACTGGGAAAGCACCAGGGGACTCTTCCAAAAGAGACGCTCAGGAAAGCAATGCCAGCTTCCCTCTTGGTGTGAACAGTTGGTCCAGTGTTGATGCTAAGGAGAAGCATGCTGAAGACAATCAGAAGCGTTTGGCAGCCTTGGACGCAAGGCAGAAAGCTAAGGAAGTGCGGAAGAAGCTGGTTCATAATGCGCTGGCGGACTTG GATGGTCATCCAGAGAATAAGCCAACACACATCATTTTTGACTCTGACAGTGACACAGAGGAGCAAAGCCATCTGGGTGAGGAGCCCATGGAG GAGTCCATAAGCAGAGCAGCTGGGAGGCTGTTTGATAGCAGCGAGGATGAACAATCTGGATCCGAAGATGATAGTCACAGGTTCCAAATTAAACCTCAGTTtgagggcagagctgggcagAAG cTCATGGACTTGCAGTCTCACTTCGGCACCGACCACAGATTCCGCATGGACTCCCGATTTCTGGAGAGTGACAGTGAAGAGGAGCAGGAAG aggtaaatgagaagaaaacagcCGAGGAAGAGGAGCTTGCTGCAGAGAAGCTCAAAGCCCTGAACGTCGTGCAGAGTGTTTTGCACACCACCTTGAGCAACTCTATGCACAAAGGATCAGTAGCTGCCAAGAAATTTAG GGACGTCGTACGTTATGATCCAACAAGGCATGACCACTCCACTTACGAGAGGAAGAGCAATGATAAACCAAAGGAAAG TAAAGCAAAACGGAGGAAGCAAAGGGAGGAGGCCGAGAAGCTGCCTGAGGTGTCTAAGGAGATGTATTATAGCATTGCTGCggacttaaaagaaatatttcaagctACAAAAGTTTCCAGTGAAACAACAGACAACACACCCTCTAATGAGACTCGTGATGGTGAGAAAGTGGAAGTCCATAACCCCACCACTCTGACGACTGGGGCTGAGCAGCCTAGCAGCTTCACCTTCTCCTTTTTCGATTCAGATGTTAAAGATGTAAAAGAag ATACCTACAGAGCCGAGGCAGTGAAAACCGGGAAGGTTGTCTGGCAGGGAGCCTCTCATTTCCAAGACAGCAGCTCCGGAGAGGAGGATGTTGCTGAAGAAACAGAAGGCAGGAAGTCCAG AGAAGTATCATTACCTGAAAAAGAGAGcactagatttttctttttttctaagaatgaTGAAAGACTTGGTG GTTCTGATTTATTCTGGAGAGGAGTGGGAAGTAATATTAGCAGGAATTCTTGGGAGACTAGAACAAACAACTTGCGAATG GACTGTCGGAAGAAACATAAAGATGCCAAAAGGAGAGtgaaaccaaaataa
- the NOL8 gene encoding nucleolar protein 8 isoform X1, which produces MKADDAVKRLFVGGLGRDVTSADLRDRFSRFGDVSEVEMITRRDDQGNPQKVFAYINIRVAEENLNKCMSILNKTKWKGGTLQIQLAKESFLHRLAQEREEAKAKKEKSTIDNTSFLEKMKVVDFHMKAVPGTEVPGHKNWVVSKFGRVLPVLHLKNQHKRKIMKYDPSKYCHNLKKIAEDVTHATPVSSLTWELEGGDNPMNKKQRGEFCAVHSPPQKRVKVQNEAPAASPAVRARPHTVRRSPHPTQQEAAQEVPCKPITTQSPHPPASHCQKLKNVFVQTSGMGAARSRDHMSDDDTDSEEEIRLVIAREESLGKTTWSSVGDSADEPFEVVRGDFKSGVQKLPSVTALGISGVSCQDGEGNVLGNEINYDSGDTDEIVTAKKKAGKIKNTEFSQMERSACKKTFLKNRRNCELSDHCVKAQKRKTNPEQAIGARVIPHCSSREDAGSESEFSESSGDEEYDAMMKNCLRVQLTLADLEQLACGDLQSPEDPESSGQETTTKADRTPGGLHRARPCIRPEEIVAALLEGEENTCEKQKSKENNLKPKFQAFKGVGCLYGKESVRKPLKENVASDNVNTDQNSLKLGPGSMSVEKGCPPAYGSSSKITLLQHARKTNDPNQTQPRKRQSAFKSQDHKMVSPSSLEVERRNPISSLLPLKDERSLSIGTKIPTVGFDEDCCHRTREAGEGSGQSGQPATGKAPGDSSKRDAQESNASFPLGVNSWSSVDAKEKHAEDNQKRLAALDARQKAKEVRKKLVHNALADLDGHPENKPTHIIFDSDSDTEEQSHLGEEPMEESISRAAGRLFDSSEDEQSGSEDDSHRFQIKPQFEGRAGQKLMDLQSHFGTDHRFRMDSRFLESDSEEEQEEVNEKKTAEEEELAAEKLKALNVVQSVLHTTLSNSMHKGSVAAKKFRDVVRYDPTRHDHSTYERKSNDKPKESKAKRRKQREEAEKLPEVSKEMYYSIAADLKEIFQATKVSSETTDNTPSNETRDGEKVEVHNPTTLTTGAEQPSSFTFSFFDSDVKDVKEDTYRAEAVKTGKVVWQGASHFQDSSSGEEDVAEETEGRKSREVSLPEKESTRFFFFSKNDERLGGSDLFWRGVGSNISRNSWETRTNNLRMDCRKKHKDAKRRVKPK; this is translated from the exons ATGAAGGCAGACGACGCGGTAAAGCGCCTGTTCGTGGGCGGCCTCGGCCGGGACGTGACCTCCGCGGACCTTCGGGACCGGTTCAGCAGATTCGGGGACGTTTCCGAGGTGGAGATGATCACTCGGAGAGATGACCAAG gaaacccACAGAAAGTCTTTGCATATATCAACATCAGAGTGGCAGAAGAAAACCTGAACAAAT GTatgtctattttaaataaaacaaaatggaaaggtgGAACACTACAAATTCAACTGGCAAAAGAAAGTTTTTTGCACAG attggcccaagaaagagaagaagcaaaagcaaagaaagagaaatcaacaaTAGACAATACCAGCTTTTTGGAAAAGATGAAAGTGGTGGATTTCCATATGAAAGCTGTGCCAGGAACAGAAGTGCCAGGGCACAAA aattgggTTGTGAGTAAATTTGGAAGAGTCTTACCTGTCCTTCATCTAAAGAATCAACATAAGCGTAAA ATCATGAAGTATGACCCATCGAAATACTGCCACAACCTAAAGAAGATTGCAGAGGATGTCACACATGCCACCCCTGTCTCCAGCCTCACCTGGGAACTGGAAGGCGGGGATAACCCTATGAATAAGAAGCAACGAGGGGAGTTCTGTGCTGTTCACAGCCCCCCCCAGAAGAGAGTCAAAGTGCAGAATGAGGCACCTGCTGCATCTCCAGCTGTGAGAGCCAGACCCCACACGGTCCGGAGGAGTCCACATCCCACACAGCAAGAGGCAGCACAGGAAGTGCCCTGTAAACCTATCActactcagtcaccccatccccctgcttctCACTGCCAGAAACTTAAAAACGTATTTGTTCAGACCTCTGGCATGGGAGCTGCCAGGAGCAGAGATCATATGTCTGATGACGATACTGATTCTGAAGAGGAGATAAGACTAGTGATTGCTCGGGAGGAAAGCCTGGGGAAAACCACATGGTCCTCAGTGGGTGACTCTGCAGATGAGCCATTTGAAGTCGTACGAGGGGACTTCAAGTCAGGTGTCCAAAAGCTGCCTTCTGTAACAGCGTTAGGCATCAGTGGCGTCTCCTGCCAGGATGGGGAAGGTAATGTCCTAGGAAATGAAATCAACTATGATTCAGGAGATACAGATGAGATTGTCACAGCAAAGAAAAAGGCTGGTAAGATCAAAAACACAGAGTTTTCACAGATGGAAAGGTCTGCAtgcaagaaaacatttttgaaaaatagaagaaactgtGAGCTTTCGGATCATTGTGTTAAAGCACAAAAAAGGAAGACTAACCCAGAGCAAGCCATTGGTGCCAGGGTTATACCCCACTGTAGCAGCAGGGAAGATGCAGGTTCTGAGTCAGAATTCTCTGAGTCTTCGGGAGATGAGGAGTATGACGCCATGATGAAAAACTGCCTCCGTGTGCAGCTCACGTTAGCTGATCTGGAACAGCTGGCTTGTGGTGACCTTCAGTCTCCAGAAGATCCTGAGAGCAGTGGCCAGGAAACCACCACCAAGGCTGACAGGACTCCAGGTGGCCTGCACAGAGCCCGGCCGTGTATCCGTCCCGAGGAGATTGTGGCTGCCCTTttagaaggagaagagaatacttgtgaaaaacagaaatcaaaggaaaacaaCTTAAAGCCAAAATTCCAGGCTTTCAAGGGGGTGGGCTGTCTCTATGGAAAAGAATCAGTAAGAAAACCCTTAAAAGAGAATGTTGCCTCTGACAATGTAAATACAGATCAGAATTCCTTGAAACTTGGTCCCGGCAGCATGTCTGTGGAGAAGGGGTGTCCACCTGCCTATGGCTCATCAAGCAAAATAACTCTTCTCCAACATGCAAGGAAGACAAATGACCCAAACCAAACTCAGCCTCGAAAGAGACAGTCTGCTTTCAAGAGCCAGGATCACAAGATGGTGTCCCCTAGCAGTTTGGAAGTGGAACGTAGAAATCCTATTTCTAGTCTGTTGCCATTAAAAGATGAGAGATCCTTAAGTATTGGTACAAAGATCCCCACGGTAGGCTTTGATGAAGACTGCTGCCACAGGACCAGGGAGGCTGGAGAGGGCTCCGGACAGAGTGGCCAGCCAGCGACTGGGAAAGCACCAGGGGACTCTTCCAAAAGAGACGCTCAGGAAAGCAATGCCAGCTTCCCTCTTGGTGTGAACAGTTGGTCCAGTGTTGATGCTAAGGAGAAGCATGCTGAAGACAATCAGAAGCGTTTGGCAGCCTTGGACGCAAGGCAGAAAGCTAAGGAAGTGCGGAAGAAGCTGGTTCATAATGCGCTGGCGGACTTG GATGGTCATCCAGAGAATAAGCCAACACACATCATTTTTGACTCTGACAGTGACACAGAGGAGCAAAGCCATCTGGGTGAGGAGCCCATGGAG GAGTCCATAAGCAGAGCAGCTGGGAGGCTGTTTGATAGCAGCGAGGATGAACAATCTGGATCCGAAGATGATAGTCACAGGTTCCAAATTAAACCTCAGTTtgagggcagagctgggcagAAG cTCATGGACTTGCAGTCTCACTTCGGCACCGACCACAGATTCCGCATGGACTCCCGATTTCTGGAGAGTGACAGTGAAGAGGAGCAGGAAG aggtaaatgagaagaaaacagcCGAGGAAGAGGAGCTTGCTGCAGAGAAGCTCAAAGCCCTGAACGTCGTGCAGAGTGTTTTGCACACCACCTTGAGCAACTCTATGCACAAAGGATCAGTAGCTGCCAAGAAATTTAG GGACGTCGTACGTTATGATCCAACAAGGCATGACCACTCCACTTACGAGAGGAAGAGCAATGATAAACCAAAGGAAAG TAAAGCAAAACGGAGGAAGCAAAGGGAGGAGGCCGAGAAGCTGCCTGAGGTGTCTAAGGAGATGTATTATAGCATTGCTGCggacttaaaagaaatatttcaagctACAAAAGTTTCCAGTGAAACAACAGACAACACACCCTCTAATGAGACTCGTGATGGTGAGAAAGTGGAAGTCCATAACCCCACCACTCTGACGACTGGGGCTGAGCAGCCTAGCAGCTTCACCTTCTCCTTTTTCGATTCAGATGTTAAAGATGTAAAAGAag ATACCTACAGAGCCGAGGCAGTGAAAACCGGGAAGGTTGTCTGGCAGGGAGCCTCTCATTTCCAAGACAGCAGCTCCGGAGAGGAGGATGTTGCTGAAGAAACAGAAGGCAGGAAGTCCAG AGAAGTATCATTACCTGAAAAAGAGAGcactagatttttctttttttctaagaatgaTGAAAGACTTGGTG GTTCTGATTTATTCTGGAGAGGAGTGGGAAGTAATATTAGCAGGAATTCTTGGGAGACTAGAACAAACAACTTGCGAATG GACTGTCGGAAGAAACATAAAGATGCCAAAAGGAGAGtgaaaccaaaataa